The Acinetobacter lwoffii genomic sequence AGTTGATACGCCCAGTTGCCTACAAAAGTCAGGATTATATTGCAACTGTAATTGCGTATTACAAATAATTTTTGAGGCTACAATTTTAGCTACATTGCGAATATTGAGATGGCGAATACTAGGATGCATCGATGTCAAAATTCGACTCGAAGAATAATTCATCATGAGCGTTTGGCCTTCAATTGATTTAGATTTTTATCAAGTAATGATTTAGTTGCTTCTCGTTTTACAAGTAAGCATCTAAACTATGTCTATATTTATATAAAAACATGACTAAAACGTCAAGTTTTTATTGTCTATTTGGCGGTAATAATGAAACTTGAATTAGACTCGAATGAATTTAAGATTCGATTGAAAGAAGTTAGAAAGATACGAAAGCTGACACAGCAAGAACTTGCTGAAAAAACGGGAATACCAGTAACCTCTATTGCGCATTTTGAGTCGGGCTCACGTAAACCTTCTTTAGAAAATTTTTATAAGCTCATTGTCGTACTTAATATATCAGCAGACTACATCCTAGGACGAAGTAAAGATATGAGTGCATTAGGTGTTGATCCCCTTGTGAGCACCCTGCAAAAATTACCTGAGGTTGAGCGAAGAATAATTGAGAAATTTATTGTTTCTTTAGATCATAACTAGAGTAGAGATGGATCCGTAAATTTGAACAACTCCTATAAGTGATATTCTGCTCCTCAAATGATGTTATAAACATCAATATATGGAGTATTTTATGGCACGTAGACCAAGAAGAAATCATTCAAATGATTTTAAAGCTAAGGTAGCACTTGCTGCGATTAAAGCAGAAAAAACACTTGCTGAATTGAGTGCTGAATTTGATGTTCATCAAAACCAAATTATTGACTGGAAAAATCAATTGATCTCAGCTTCCTCGCAAGCTTTCGATCAATCAAAAGCTCCATCAGAACCCCCCATTGATCTTAAAAAGTTACATGCAAAAATCGGTGAGCAGGCATTAGAAATTGATTTTTTAGAAGGTGTGTTGAAGAAACTGGGCCGCTTCAACCACAAAAGTTAATCGACGACTCACTTCAGATTTCAGTATCTAAGCAAGCTAAGCTGCTGAAAGTCTCCCGTGGTTGTTATTATTATCGCCCAAAACCTGTTAGCTCATCAGATCTGAAGCTGATGCGATGTATTGATGAATTACATATGCAATATCCTTTTGCAGGCAGTCGTATGATGCGTGATTTGTTGAATCGTCAAGGGCATCATATAGGACGACGTCATACACGTACTTTAATGAAGAAAATGGGTATTCAGGCGTTATATTGCAAACCAAATTTAAGCCAGGCTAATCAAGCTCACCGTAAATATCCATATCTGCTCAAAGGGTTGGCTATTCTGCGCAGTAATCAAGTGTGGTCTACGGATATAACGTATATTCCTATGGCAAAAGGCTTTGTTTATTTATGTGCTGTGATTGATTGGCATAGCCGCAAGGTAC encodes the following:
- a CDS encoding IS3 family transposase (programmed frameshift), which gives rise to MEYFMARRPRRNHSNDFKAKVALAAIKAEKTLAELSAEFDVHQNQIIDWKNQLISASSQAFDQSKAPSEPPIDLKKLHAKIGEQALEIGFFRRCVEETGPLQPQKLIDDSLQISVSKQAKLLKVSRGCYYYRPKPVSSSDLKLMRCIDELHMQYPFAGSRMMRDLLNRQGHHIGRRHTRTLMKKMGIQALYCKPNLSQANQAHRKYPYLLKGLAILRSNQVWSTDITYIPMAKGFVYLCAVIDWHSRKVLAHRVSISMDVDFCISVLNEAIEKYGSPEILNTDQGSQFTSDAFIDVLKSNGIQISMDGKGRWVDNVMVERLWRSVKYEEVYLKAYSSVTDAKKQLSAYFEFYNLGGVLKSMLTLNEAIIDVKEG
- a CDS encoding helix-turn-helix domain-containing protein — encoded protein: MKLELDSNEFKIRLKEVRKIRKLTQQELAEKTGIPVTSIAHFESGSRKPSLENFYKLIVVLNISADYILGRSKDMSALGVDPLVSTLQKLPEVERRIIEKFIVSLDHN